A region from the Acyrthosiphon pisum isolate AL4f chromosome A1, pea_aphid_22Mar2018_4r6ur, whole genome shotgun sequence genome encodes:
- the LOC100168837 gene encoding uncharacterized protein LOC100168837 has product MSCPITYPRQILQRVSDRKKRKLAIDDSDEIALDRNLDLFVDSELQVIEDSQTSLKGHRDLFGELIPQDEFVSNTEAKKKSNKKTTVSKKKKQSDEEIMIDSPILRPKRVFIPTPKFMKLMKEAQTELYSLMGVNKSSSDISVVTSDTLNVSGIQNLEDSPIKSIRNEPKTNSKNNDNDKESRQILEGVVAFVDYKIDNDRRASSIIQCLIEMGAKIEKTFNQKVTHVMFCDGYRSTYKKAIKRNIPLVSARWMEYSKLANKMLEPKDYPPVDLEKYTKKTPVKNINIPVSQTYKKFLRPSNIERDQIFKSRCDQIMERFNNLNVNQNNENKDCLIVESPPKKTVNKLDGPYETNDIVNMLSDQLCKVLNKIDSPVPDDQIDELYIPMSLKVLRKYLTPNGKENTNCTELESELAKIEDRLNLNSQARQRFRKLLFPSDKNLNNVSNVSDFPSPSPEKLRISAPSRLISTKKRKTLIDINTNTKNLNSNKITPLQKNAKINSLKWEIPSDLRPKKSKKITVQKVKSVKMTQTKDTVSSLMSRNSSSIFQTPKASLASPVVLKSIACSGMTKSETNILKSCIQDLGTFIFHPKVEPSTTYLITKSQPKRTLNIVFAMAYGCFIVSEDWVHNSHKIGRWLSHHQYLISDLSERVKEFQLRRHTFGSLMTFNIFDNVGRIYISNTCEPHAKLLRRLVRACGGHCTSAETKANVVVGYTPQMIDNIHEKWILDCITQGTLLNKNLYMIVNTNE; this is encoded by the exons ATGTCGTGTCCAATTACGTATCCTCGTCAAATATTGCAACGAGTCAGTGAccgtaaaaaaagaaaactagcGATTGACGATTCTGATGAAATAGCATTAGACCGTAATTTAGATTTGTTCGTAGATTCTGAGTTACAAGTGATCGAAGATTCCCAAACATCGTTGAAGGGGCATAGAGACTTGTTTGGTGAACTTATACCGCAAGATGAGTTTGTCAGTAATAcagaagctaaaaaaaaatcaaataaaaagacGACAGTATCAAAGAAAAAGAAACAATCCGATGAAGAAATTATGATTGATAGTCCAATATTAAGACCAAAAAGGGTGTTTATTCCTACCCCAAAATTCATGAAATTAATGAAGGAGGCGCAAACAGAATTGTACTCCTTAATGGGTGTAAATAAGAGTTCAAGTGACATTTCAGTTGTAACAAGTGATACTCTTAATGTCAGTGGAATACAAAATTTAGAAGACAGTCCTATAAAAAGTATAAGAAATGAGCCTAAGACAAATTCaaagaataatgataatgataaggAATCTCGACAAATTCTTGAAg GAGTTGTAGCATTTGTAGATTACAAAATTGACAACGATCGTAGAGCTTCAAGCATTATTCAATGCCTCATTGAGATGGGtgccaaaattgaaaaaacatttaaccaaaaa gtTACCCATGTGATGTTTTGTGATGGCTACCGTAGTACATATAAAAAAGCAATCAAACGTAACATCCCACTAGTGTCAGCAAGATGGATGGAGTACAGTAAATTAGCTAATAAGATGTTGGAACCAAAAGACTATCCACCTGTTGATTTggaaaaatacacaaaaaagacaccagtaaaaaatattaatattcca gtaagccaaacatataaaaaatttttaagacCAAGTAATATTGAACGTGACCAGATATTCAAATCCAGATGTGATCAAATTATGGAAAGATTTAACAACTTAAATGTGAACcagaataatgaaaataaagacTGTCTTATTGTTgagtcccccccaaaaaaaactgtaaacaaaCTA gatGGTCCTTATGAAACAAATGATATTGTCAATATGTTATCTGATCAACTATGTaaagtattaaacaaaattgataGTCCAGTACCAGATGATCAAATTGATGAGCTATATATACCAATGTCACTTAAAGTATTGAGAAAATATCTCACACCTAATGGAAAGGAGAATACAAATTGTACAGAACTAGAAAGTGAACTAGCTAAAATTGAAGAtcggttaaatttaaattcccaAGCTAGACAACGATTTCGTAAGCTATTATTTCCTTCCGACAAGAACTTAAATAACGTAAGCAATGTCAGTGATTTTCCATCTCCATCACCTGAAAAATTGAGAATAAGCGCTCCATCAAGATTAATTAGTACAAAAAAACGGAAAACATTGATTGATATCAATACCAATACCAAAAACTtaaacagtaataaaataactCCACTAcaaaaaaatgctaaaattaATTCCTTGAAGTGGGAAATACCTTCAGATCTGCGTccgaaaaaatctaaaaaaatcactgttcaaaaagtaaaaagtgtgaaaatgaCTCAAACCAAAGACACTGTTTCTAGTTTAATGTCCAGAAATTCTTCTTCAATTTTCCAGACACCAAAAGCATCTTTAGCTAGCCCTGTAGTGTTAAAATCAATTGCATGTAGTGGAATGACAAAAag tgaaacaaacattttaaagtcaTGTATACAAGACTtaggaacatttatttttcatcctaAGGTGGAACCTTCGACCACTTATTTAATTACCAAATCACAACCAAAACGAacgttaaatattgtatttgcaaTGGCCTATGGATGTTTCATTGTTTCTGAAGATTGG gtaCACAATTCACACAAAATTGGCAGATGGTTATCTCATCATCAATATTTGATCTCAGATTTATCTGAACGTGTCAaa gaaTTTCAATTACGTCGCCATACATTTGGGTCATTAatgacatttaatatttttgataacgtTGGCAggatatacatttcaaatacctGTGAGCCCCATGCTAAACTCTTAAGACGACTGGTGCGTGCGTGTGGCGGCCATTGTACAAGCGCTGAGACTAAAGCCAATGTAGTAGTTGGTTATACACCACAAATGATTGATAATATTCATGAAAAATGGATTTTGGATTGCATAACCCAAGGGACATTgctaaataaaaatctatatatgATAGTTaatactaatgagtaa